The DNA region CAACGTCGGCAGCAACAGTGACTGGCAGTCGACAAGCGGGTTCGGGGGGTACTGCACCCATTCCTCGATTCTCTTCTTGACATGGCACCGTCCGTACCTTGCTCTCTTCGAGCAGGCTCTGTACAACTCCATCCAGAAGATTGCCAACCAGTTTCCTCAAGGCCCCCTCCGAACCAAGTATgtcgaggcggccaagacATTCCGCATGCCTTACTTCGACTGGGCTAGCCAGCCACCTTCTGGGTCTTCAGCTTTCCCCAGTGCTTTTACGGCCCCGAGCCTCCAAGTGGTTGATGTGGATGGCAAGACCAAGTCCACTGCCAACCCGATCTACCGCTTCGTGTTCCACCCGGTGAACCCCTCGCCGGGCGACTTTCCTAGACAGGTATGGACCTTCTTACTCAAAGGTAGGATATTGAGATGGCTGACAACCTGATTCCAGTGGAGCCGGTTTCCAACAACTGTCCGCTACCCCAACCCGAGAACTGGGCAGTCTCAGGATAACCGCGTGGCACCCATCCTGGCCAACGAGCTGGCTTCTCTTCGCACCAACGtcagccttcttctgctgtcTTACACTAACTTTGACGCCTTCAGCTTCAACAGATGGGACCCGAACATGACCCCTGGCGAGTTCGGCAGTCTTGAGGACGTACATAACGAGATCCACGATCGaactggaggaggcgggcaCATGTCTTCTTTGGATGTGTCATCGTTTGATCCCCTGTTCTGGTTCCATCATACGTAGGTCTTCGTATCAAGGTGTGTACAACAGCCTTTGCTAACTACGAGGCAGCAACGTCGACCGTCTCTGGGCCATCTGGCAAGACCTCAACCCCGACAACTTCTTGACCCCCCGTCCAGCCCCTTACTCGACCTTTAACTCGACGGAAGGCGAGTCCCAGACCAAGGACACTCCCCTGACCCCCTTCTGGGACAAGTCAGCTACCAAGTTCTGGACCTcagaggagatcaaggataCCACGACCACCTTCGGCTACGCCTACCCCGAGACTCAAGAGTGGAAGTATAGGACCGGCTCCGAGTACCAAGCCTCCATCCGACAGGCAGTCACAACCCTCTACGGCACCAACGTCTTTGCCAATTTCGCCGCTGCCAACGTCCAGGCCAGAGCCACCGAGCACACAGAGCTGATCAAGAGCCTGTCCCTCgccgctcctcccccttcggCTCCTATCACAGCAGAGaaacccctcctcatcacccaagAGATGAAGGCCAGCCCCATCCCCGaacatctccaacacctcgCCCCGAACAACAAGTACCCCGAATGGGTGGTCAACATCCGCGCCCAGAAACACGGCCTCCACGGTGCCTTCCGcgtcatcgtcttcctcggcccCATTGACGAGTCCGACCCTGACTCTTGGCAGACAGAGTTCAACACTGTCGGCCGTGTCTCTGTCCTTGGGCGCTCCACTCAAGGACCGACAACCACCAAGTGCGCTAAGTGCATCACTGATGCGGCAGATGAGCTGATGATCTCTGGGACGGTGCCTTTGACCTCGGCCCTGTTGCAGGATATTGTCAATGAGAATACTGGCTTGCAGAGCCTGCAGGCAGAGGAAGTGGTGCCGTATttgaagaaggagctcaagtGGAAGGTGACGATGTTTGAGACTGGGGCGGAGAAGGATTGTGGGGAGGTTCcggggttgagggtgagtGTCACTAGCACCGAGGTTACtattggggaggatggactGCCGGATTATTCGGGGGTGTATACCGTGTATCCGGAGATCACGGATGGAAAGCCGGGTGGTATGAGAGACGGTGAGCACATCTAAGGGGACGAGAAAGCACATGTAGGAGATGGGAACGCAGGATGGAAATGAACACAATAGCACAAGAAACTGGGTATCAAAATTTCAGCCAACGTAGCAAATAACGAAATAACGAAGACCATGCTTTTATCGCCCAAACGCCGTTCCAAAATGCCCAACCGAAACCGTGCCAA from Podospora pseudoanserina strain CBS 124.78 chromosome 1, whole genome shotgun sequence includes:
- a CDS encoding hypothetical protein (COG:E; EggNog:ENOG503NZ92), which gives rise to MSTTGNIAITGIPTTAGPDGSFPLRRELRDLQRNYPDHFNLLVLALKDFQALNDSVQTSYYQIAGIHGLPYKPWNNVGSNSDWQSTSGFGGYCTHSSILFLTWHRPYLALFEQALYNSIQKIANQFPQGPLRTKYVEAAKTFRMPYFDWASQPPSGSSAFPSAFTAPSLQVVDVDGKTKSTANPIYRFVFHPVNPSPGDFPRQWSRFPTTVRYPNPRTGQSQDNRVAPILANELASLRTNVSLLLLSYTNFDAFSFNRWDPNMTPGEFGSLEDVHNEIHDRTGGGGHMSSLDVSSFDPLFWFHHTNVDRLWAIWQDLNPDNFLTPRPAPYSTFNSTEGESQTKDTPLTPFWDKSATKFWTSEEIKDTTTTFGYAYPETQEWKYRTGSEYQASIRQAVTTLYGTNVFANFAAANVQARATEHTELIKSLSLAAPPPSAPITAEKPLLITQEMKASPIPEHLQHLAPNNKYPEWVVNIRAQKHGLHGAFRVIVFLGPIDESDPDSWQTEFNTVGRVSVLGRSTQGPTTTKCAKCITDAADELMISGTVPLTSALLQDIVNENTGLQSLQAEEVVPYLKKELKWKVTMFETGAEKDCGEVPGLRVSVTSTEVTIGEDGLPDYSGVYTVYPEITDGKPGGMRDGEHI